In Bradyrhizobium paxllaeri, the genomic stretch CGTTGAACACGATGTCCTTCAGGTTGGTGATGGTTTCGGGCGCAACATAACCGAGGTTCCTGATGTTGCCGCCGTTGTCGACGCCGGGCACGCTGTGGCAGGCAGCGCAGGCGGCGACATAGATGGCCGTGCCTTCAGGGATATCCTTCGGGTCATACTTTACGCCCTTCAACAGGCCTTCGGTCTGGTACTTCGTGAAGGCGGGCAGCGGCGTCTTGCCGCCGAGCGCAAAGGTGTAGACCGTGCCGGGGCTACTCAACTCGGTGACCCGAATCCACTGGCCGATCACACCGCCCCAACCGACCGCGATCGACACATACTGCTGGTCGTCGATCATGTAGGTCGAAGCCGCCGCGACCACGCCGGTGCCGGTTGGGCTTTCCCAGAGTTTCTCGCCCGTCGTGGCATTGTAGGCGACGAAACGACCGTCGGCGGTGCCCTGGAATACGAGGTTGCCCGCGGTGGTGAGCGTGCCGCCATTCCACGGCGCGACGTGCTCGACGCGCCAGGCTTCCTTCTGCTTGACCGGATCCCAGGCCAGGAGACGCCCGAATGCCGGATTTTTCGGTGGCGTGGCATTCAGAGCGAAGCCGAGATTCCAACCCGTCGCGCTGGCGAATTTGCCGGGCTCAACGGCATTGTGCTTGAAGGCCTTTTCGGGCGTGAGGTTGGTAGGCACGCCCTGCGCCGGAATATAGGCAAGACCGGTCTGCGGATTGAACGACATCGGATGCCAGTTGTGGGCGCCGGCCGGACCGGGAATGCTGTCATAGGCTTCGTCGCTGCGCGCCTCCTTGATCTCGATCGGCCGGCCGTTGGCGTCGTAGCCGGTAGCCCAGTTCACGTCGACGAAGTTCTTGGCCGAGATGAACTTGCCGTTGGTGCGGTCGATGACGAAGAAGAAGCCATTCTTCGGCGCGTGCAGGATCACCTTGCGCGGCGCGCCATCGATCGTGATGTCGGCCAGGATCATCGGCTGGGTCGCGGTGTAGTCCCAGTGATCGCCGGGTGTTTCCTGATAGTGCCAAGCGTACTTTCCGGTATCGGCGTTCAGCGCGACTATCGAGGACAGATAGAGGTTGTCGCCGCCGGCGGGGCTGCGAACCTTCTGGTTCCAGGGCGCGCCGTTGCCGGTGCCGATATAGACGAGGTTTAGATCAGGATCGAAGGTGATGGTGTCCCAGGCCGTGCCGCCGCCGCCGTTGACCCAGTATTTGCCGGCCGGATCCCAGGTCTTGGCCGCCGCCGCCATCGATTCATCCTCGAACGGCTTGGACGGATCGCCTGGTACTGTGAACCAGCGCCACGCCTGGTTACCGGTCTCCGCGTCGTAGGCGGTGACATAGCCGCGCACACCGAATTCCGCGCCGCCATTGCCGATCACCACCTTGCCGTTGAATACGCGCGGCGCGCCAGTGATGGTGTAAGAGTGCTCCTTGCTGACGATGGTATCTTTTTCCCAGACCACCTTGCCTGTGGCAGCATCGAGCGCAAACAGCCGGCCGTCATAGGCGCCGAAGTAAACCTTGCCTTTCCAGAGCGCGACGCCGCGGTTGACCACGTCGCAGCAGCCCCGATAGCCCTTCTCGCGGTCGATCTTCGGATCGAAGGTCCAGATCCGCTTGCCGGTGCGGGCGTCGATGGCGTGCACCACGCTCCACGACGCAGTCTGATACATGATGCCGTCGACCACCACCGGCGTCGCCTCGACGCCGCGGGAGGATTCGAGCGGATAACTCCATACCAGCCCGAGAGTCTTGACGTTGTCGGCGTTGATCTTGTTGAGCTTGGAAAAGCGCGTCTCGGCATAGTCGAGGCCGATAGTCGGCCAGTCGTTCGAGGTTGCGGTGTTGGCCTTGATCGATGCGCCGTCGACCGCCGAGGTGACGGCCTTGATGTGCTCGGGTGATCCCTTGGCGGGGCTCTGCGCAAGGGCTGTGCTGCAGGATAGCGTCAAGCCCAGCCCGACGACGATCGCAGCCTGTGCAAGGCGCGCCGGTCGGCGGGAAGTAGCGGCAATTTCAGGAAGCAGACGGCAAGCGGAATCAACACGCGGCGAACGTATCATTTCATTCCCTCCCAGTGATCTCTAGCGGATCTGATGGAATGCTATGCCGGTGAGAAGGATCGCGTCAATCAAGCCGGGGTACGAAATGCAAAAGAGAAAATTTGTCTCGTCCCGTTTTCACCGAAACGCGCGCGCGCTGGTATACCGGCTGCAGCGCAGCATCTGCATGAAGCAGGGAAGATCAGGCAGGAAAGATCGGAAGGAAAGCAGATTGTTGTCAGTCGTCACTGCGCAACAATTGCGCGCCGTCATTCAGTCAGCGCATTCATGTGATCGGTCCATGAGCCAGCCAGAGCGCTCACGACGAGTGGCGCTGCGGGATTGGTGTTCGAGGCGTCGGCGAGCAGGGGCGCATCGGCATATCGCATCACGCCGTGCTGGCCGATCACGAATGTCGGCCGGAAGTTTCTGACATCGGCGTCCTCGACCATCGCCATGCGGCGGTTATCGAGCATCAGCCAGTGTCC encodes the following:
- a CDS encoding PQQ-dependent dehydrogenase, methanol/ethanol family, with the protein product MIRSPRVDSACRLLPEIAATSRRPARLAQAAIVVGLGLTLSCSTALAQSPAKGSPEHIKAVTSAVDGASIKANTATSNDWPTIGLDYAETRFSKLNKINADNVKTLGLVWSYPLESSRGVEATPVVVDGIMYQTASWSVVHAIDARTGKRIWTFDPKIDREKGYRGCCDVVNRGVALWKGKVYFGAYDGRLFALDAATGKVVWEKDTIVSKEHSYTITGAPRVFNGKVVIGNGGAEFGVRGYVTAYDAETGNQAWRWFTVPGDPSKPFEDESMAAAAKTWDPAGKYWVNGGGGTAWDTITFDPDLNLVYIGTGNGAPWNQKVRSPAGGDNLYLSSIVALNADTGKYAWHYQETPGDHWDYTATQPMILADITIDGAPRKVILHAPKNGFFFVIDRTNGKFISAKNFVDVNWATGYDANGRPIEIKEARSDEAYDSIPGPAGAHNWHPMSFNPQTGLAYIPAQGVPTNLTPEKAFKHNAVEPGKFASATGWNLGFALNATPPKNPAFGRLLAWDPVKQKEAWRVEHVAPWNGGTLTTAGNLVFQGTADGRFVAYNATTGEKLWESPTGTGVVAAASTYMIDDQQYVSIAVGWGGVIGQWIRVTELSSPGTVYTFALGGKTPLPAFTKYQTEGLLKGVKYDPKDIPEGTAIYVAACAACHSVPGVDNGGNIRNLGYVAPETITNLKDIVFNGPFRDRGMPDFTGKLKEADIPKLQAFIQGTADAIRPK